gagcatacGAGCGGTGGAGCCGAGTCTCTACTGATGCTCCGATGCGCAAACAGATCGCTTCTGCTCCTAAATCGTCTCCCGAGGTCGTTTGAAGGCTCGGAACCAAACGACGGCTCGGAACCAGGTGAGTCCCGACATTTACGCTGAACTACTCGTTTTCGTTTCCACTCCCGACTCAGAAAACAATGACGAGGCAACGGAAGTTGCAGGTGCGCGACGCTGAGACCGGCCGCGGGTCGAAATCCCTTCTCACGCACTAAACCTTCAGATGGAGGTGAATAATGGAGTTAGAGCTCAAACCAGCGAACCAAGTCCGATCTGACACGAACTCAGTGCATCGCAGCGGgaatgtgatgaatgaagtcagctgtgtgtgtgtgagtgagtgagtgagtgagtgagtgagtgagtgagtgagtgagtgagtgggcgACGGTCCAAGTCAACAGAACCGGCCTTGTTCTGTGACATTTACCCTCAGACGCTCTGTTGCAGCTTTCTGCTTATTATGGGCTGCGCTGTGTTCGGCTGAGCAGCATCTGGGGAGGGACTGTTGATGTAATGCAATACTTCCTGTCTTCTGAATAATAAATAGCGGAGACACTGATTCGTCTCACACCCGCAGCTCTTTGTGAGGAGCTCCCTCCTCAAACAGGCGTTTTGTGCTAAATGTCAGCGCCGTGTGGGAAAAGCTCACTCCTCCTTGGAAACTCCTGCAGCTCGtgttgactctgactctgtcctGTGTCATCAGGTGACGAGATGGGGAACGGTTCCGTGAAATCCAAGCGCTACAAGTCCTCGGACGGCTCTGCATCAAACGGACGAGCGCACAAAGATCACAGCGGCAGCCTCACATCTCCAGCCGCGGACGCCTTGAGGGCCcgagtggaggagctggagcgggagagcaggaggaaggacgaGGAGCTGAGCGCCAGAGAGCAGCAGATCCAGGggctccaggagcagctggcCCGGCAGAACCGGGCCGCGGCCGAGCTGGGCCAGGACCTGCACAGCAAGTGCGTCCAgctcagcaggctgcaggaCGCGATCAAGAACCAGAGCGCGGCACCGGCGCCGGCATCGGCATTGGCACCGGCGCCGGCACCGGCCCCGGCACCGGCCGGGCTGCCGGCTCGGCCTCCGTCCGTCAGAGCCGGCGGCAAGAGCAGCCCCAACCTCAGCGCTCGCATCAAGGACACGCTCAACAGGAGGAAAGGAGCCAAAGCCGGGGTTTCGGCCGAGCCCACCTCCAGAACCTACGACTCCAGCAGCCTGCCCAAGTTCTCCTTCGAAAAGGCCCGGGTTCCCAAGGATGCGAGGTGAGAGGGGGTCCAGCTCGGCTTCAGTGAGAGGTGACGTGAATGAAGCACGCTCCGCTCAGATCTCTGACCTCAGGTCAGTTCAGTGTCTCTGGAACGCTGGAAGCGTCCAGTCAGGATCCAGAATAAGGTCCGagagcagaaccagagccaaCGATAGCAGCTACGTGTGATTTACCATTAGTTAACGAAAGCCAGCATGTTCAATCTGATCCCACAGTTCAGGGCCTGAACTGGAACAGAGATGAAGCTAAATATTAGCACACGGGCGCTTCAGCTCCAGTGGCTGAACTGGGATTCAGAAGATGGATGGAGTCACTGGTTCTGCATCAAACAGCGAGGCTCCATCACCTCCTTTAAGCCAAGCAGCCGGTTCTGTGCTTCTCTGGCCGTGGTGCCATGTCCTGCGTCGCGTTGCCGGGTGGCGTTGCCGGGTGGCGTTGCCGACTCTGCTTCACGTGCTTTAATGTTCTGTCTAATGCTCATGTTTAAAACATGCGGCATTAATAAGCGCAGCGCGTTTTagacacaaatgcaaatgagcCTTTGAAACTCAGCTCTGATGGTTGAAAAATAATGAGCTGGGCGTCATCTGCTATTTACGAAGCCCAGTGAACaaacggaccggaccggaccggaccggaccggaccgggtcTCGTGCACCCGGCCCTCTGACGGTCGCGGTCACGGAGGGAGACGTCTGCTGTGACTGCGGCTGAACgagcagcggcgccgcagaCGGATCACAGCGTGATTCACTGTCAGAAAGAACTCAGGCCAAATATTAATGATGCAGCAGCGAGTCAtgaggaaccagaacccgaCTCAAGGTCTTAATTTACCTTTCAAACATTTTCAAGCAGAAAAGCTGAAGTCCTGTTGTGTGTTAAGCAGTCTCTGCCGTTGCCCGTAGTTACgccagctgtttgaagcaggaagaaaGCAGTTATTTGTCTTTACATGATCCAAATAGTTTGACTCAGCTCTAACAACGGAgcagtgtgttggtgtgttggtgtgttggtgtgtttgtgtgttgatgtctTAATGTGTTGATGCTttggtgtgttgatgtgttggtgtgttagtgggttgtgtgttggtgtcttaatgtgttggtgtcttaatgtgttgatgtgttggtgtgttgtgtgttagtgtgttgaTGTCTTAATGTGTTGATTTGttggtgtgttgatgtgttggtgtgttagtgtgttgtgtgttggtgtcttaatgtgttggtgtcttaatgtgttggtgtcttaatgtgttgatgtgttggtgtgttggtgtcttaatttgttgatgctttggtgtgttgatgtgttggtgtgttgatgtgttggtgtcttaatgtgttgatgtgttggtgtgttgtgtgttggtgtcttaatgtgttggtgtcttaatgtgttgatgtgttggtgtgttgtgtgttggtgtgtttgtgtgttggtgtcttAATTTGTTGATGCTTTGGTGTGctgatgtgttggtgtgttgatgtgttggtgtcttaatgtgttggtgtcttaatgtgttgatgtgttggtgtgttgtgtgttggtgtgtttgtgtgttgatgtctTAATGTGTTGATGCTttggtgtgttgatgtgttggtgtgttagtgtgttgtgtgttggtgtcttaatgtgttggtgtcttaatgtgttgatgtgttggtgtgttgtgtgttggtgtgtttgtgtgttgatgtctTAATGTGTTGATGCTttggtgtgttgatgtgttggtgtgttagtgtgttgtgtgttggtgtcttaatgtgttggtgtcttaatgtgttgatgtgttggtctgttgtgtgttggtgtgtttgtgtgttgatgtctTAATGTTTTGATGTGTTGTTGTGAGCGGCGCCCCGGACTCTCTTTCCCTCCTCAGCATCAAGAAGCTGCTGACGGACGCCCTGAACAAGAACCAGTACCTGaagaggctggagctgcagcagatcaaAGACATGGTGGAGTGCATGTACGAGCGCACGTACCAGCAGGGCGACTACGtcatccagcagggggcgccggGGAACCACCTGTTCGTCCTGGCAGGTGGGTCGTCACACGTCACATGACGGCAGGTGGGGCCTGTGATGACGTCATTGGCTGAATAGAAGCAGGAAGTTACTTATCATTTGTctgaaacaacaagcaacaagctCATCGAAGCACGGGGCCAGTGATGAGAGCAGGCTGTTCACCTCAGAGCACTGGGACTGAGCCAAAACTGAGCCAGTGCTCAGTTTCCTGTGTTCACCTTCCAAACCATGAAGTTTACATTgatggcatcagtgtgtgagtgagagtgaatgagtgaatgagtgaatgagaagTAAAGCACTTTGGATCAGTTCAGACCATGTACCGTTTGACAGCGACAGTTGAAGTATGTGAACGAAGAACTGCAGGAGGacacctgccacacacacacacacacacacacacacacacacacacacacacacacacacacacacacacacacacacacacacacagagttttaGGTGATGCTGGTTTCCTACTTCTTTATTACAGTTATTGCACTAATGCAGCTTTAAGCGAACAGCATCAAACTCGTGACTAATATTTATCACTATGAAATGACTACGCCATCAGACGTCAGAGGCCTCATTAATAATATCTGTTATGTGAGTCAGTCCAGAGctgtgaatgcttccatgcttgGCTGTAGGTGATGTGAACACGGTCCCACGCGGTCCAGTCCCGGGACCGCATTGGTTCTgagtctgtttttgttgttcttgcAGACGGGAAGCTGGACGTGCTCCAGCACGGAAAACTGCTCACCTCCATCACGGTGTGGACGGCGTTTGGGGAACTAGCGATCCTGTACAACTGCACTCGGACGGCGTCGGTGCGAGGTAACGAACAGCTCTGGGGTCAGGGTTCCACCAGCAGAACTACAGCCAGAAGCACAACAGGCCCATTAACGCCGAGGCAGATGGTTATCGGTTCGTCACAGTAGAGATAATTGGCAATTACTGCTTCAGAGAGGAAGCTGAGGGAACTCAGATCCTTCATCCCATGATAATAGAACAGGAACATACATGCATCTACTGTAGAACGTCTCTGTGGACGTTCTCGCTGTCAGACGGGTTAACGGGTTAGTGACAGACCCGGGCTTGGACAACCAACCGGGTCAGAGACAGAAACCTGTAAAAAGCAGGACGAGGGACAGACGAGCGCGGAGCAAAGAGAACGTTGAGGTCCTGGTTTCAACGTCTCCCTCACACTCTGCCTCCTGTGGGCTCATGTTAACTGTTGACGGGTCAGAACCTGGGCTGCGTGGGTCGTTCTGACACCTGTCACGTTCCTTTTCCAGCGCTGAACAGAGTGCGGACGTGGGCGTTGGACCGGGAGGTGTTCCAGAACATCATGAGGAGGACGGCGGAGACGCGACACGAGCAGTACCGCAACTTCCTGCGCAGGTCAGTCGTAACAATGAAACAAGCTCagcggtgacctctgacctctacgacctctgtgacctctggCGTCACATTCAGGACTCCTTTGTAACAtctgctctctgtctttcctctcAGTGTTTCGCTCTTGGCCAATCTGCCCGAGGACAAACTCAGCAAAATCGTGGACTGCCTGGAGGTGGTGAGTTCTCCTGTCGCCTCTACGTCGTCCTGCACACAGTCGCCGCTGCACCAGCGTCTGGCAGCTGATGGGCGACAGATAGCTGCTGTCAAAATATCATTAGCATGCGGCCGTATAGCGTTACTGCGCGTCAGCGTGTTCCTGTTACCTCCAGTCGgcaggagctcagagctgatATTGTTCCTGTCATCGCCGGCCGCTGTATATTGTTACCATAATTATTTGAGCGAGGCCCCAGAAAGTGTTTATTCAAACGGGGGACGAGTGATTTCTTAAAGATGTGCGAGTGACAGGCTCTTCGCGTGTGCGCTCGGCTCCACGTCTCCTGCGCCAGCATTGTGTTTCACAAAACAGCCGCTCTCAGCGTCTTTTCACAATGAAGCCTTCAAGGACGTCCTCGCGACGCGCTCGCTCATTTCTGCTGAAACCCGATAGCGGTGCAGATGTTCACTGAGCATCTGGCAGATTGTAGCGGCGCGTCTGGTCCAGGGGCCGAAGTCGGTGCTTGAATTACTTTATAGCAGAAAGATTAGTTGCAGTGGAGTGAGTCCTTTCCTCTCATGATGCTGCTCCATCAGAATAAGGAGGGTTGGGGTTCTGGGCAGCGAGCTGGGTTTAGCGTGAGCAGGTTCCGTCCTCTTCAGGCACCGCTTTAGGATTCTCCCTGCACCATCGCCGCCTCACGCAGTCTTTACAGACAGAGCGCTGGCGCGTTGTCTTCTCTGTCACCGACGGCTGTTAAAGCAGACTCTCCTGAAGCGTAAAGGCCCCGTAAACAAGCGCCCGCGCCTTCTGACAGTAAACAGAGTGTACGCGTGGTTGCCCCCCGTCCGTGGACActtgtctgagctgcaggaacctGAACCGGCCCACAGACCGTTCACCTTCCTCACCTGAAGCTGAGGGCTGGGTCCCGAGGCAGCCGCTGACTCAGCAGCTTTGGTTTGAGGGGAGGAGTCAGGTCTCAGAGCACTCACGCCTGCACAGTGTTaaaacatgcatgtgtgttgggTCCAAACCAGGCTCAAAGCAGTGAACCACCTTCCCTTTGAACCGTCCCTCCGTGGGCTCAAGGCTCAGGCAGGATTAGCAAACGAGCCCAGCCTCCGGACTAGAACCAGACAACACGCGCAGAGAATGGCTCTTTGTAGAACCGGGGCCTGGTTCTTAGCAGCAGAAGCCTTCATGCGTTCAGTTCATATCATTAGCACTCGCTGCGTTGGTTGTAAGATCCAGACATCAGAACACGAACCCTGCCGCTCTCTGATCCCCGGGTGACCGGCAGTTGACCAGCGTCACTGATGACTTAACAGCAGCCACAGGGGACCGGCTTCCAGGAACCGGAGCGGCCCGGTCGATGGCCGGGTCGATGCCATGCCTCACGGTGACTGCTGTCCTCTGCTCCCTTCATGTAGGAATACTACGACAAGGGCGAGTACGTGATCcggcagggggaggagggcagCACCTTCTACATCATCGCACAGGGGAAGGTAAGCGGTACCAGCAGCACCGGCCCGGATCAATGAGAGCGGGTCAATGAGGTGAAGGCAGCAGGCCGTTCTCATCCATCAGCAGCACTTTAAAGACCTGCTTCCTGCTTGACTGTTGTCAGAACATGAGGAGGAACAtgttaaaatacaaagaaaacaaagcagtgctCAGCGTAAACAGAGCAGCCGTCCAAGTGTAGCGCTGGGAGGCCGTCAGCAACCGGACCCCAGGGAGCCGGGAGGATGGAGGCCGTCAGCAACCGGACCCCAGGGAGCCGGGAGGATGGAGGCCGTCAGCAACCGGACCCCAGGGAGCCGGGAGGATGGAGGCCGTCAGCAACCGGACCCCAGGGAGCCGGGAGGATGGAGGCCGTCAGCAACCGGACCCCAGGGAGCCGGGAGGATGGAGGCcgttacagcagctgcagagccgcaCGCTGCCCCGCCTCCACCCAGGGGGTCACGCAGGCCGACCCGGGCAGGGTGCCGTCCCTGTGGCCCCCTGTGGTCCAGGACCGTCTGCAGACGCAGCTCATTGAAGCCTCTTTCTGTTAACGCGTCtgttctgacagcagcagcggccggcATCCATCGTGTTCCAATTACTCTAAATGCACACGTCGGTTATTGAAATTCCTCAGAATCTTCTCTTTTTTACAATGCGTGTAAAAccctctgcagcagatgaaaagcACCTGTGAAAGCGAGCGGCTCCTTCACCATGATTTCCTGTGTTGCAGGTGAAGGTGACGCAGACCGCCGACGGCCACCAGGCGCCGCAGACCATCAACACGCTGCAGAAGGGAGACTACTTTGGAGAGAAGGCGCTGATCAGGTGATGGGTCCATCGCGGTCCTGATCACAGGGAGATTCAGCTGATTAAGAGCTGCCTGATCCATTAACTGAACGTAGCTGCTCTGACGCAGTCTCTCCTCCTGAGGCTGAACCCCTTCGTTTGTGCGTTGCAGCGACGACGTGCGCTCAGCCAACATCATCGCTGAGGAGAACGGCGTGGAGTGTCTGGTCATCGACAGGGAGTGAGTATGAGTCCGtccacaggaaggaggaggcggcggccgaGCTCATCCTTCCTTTGGCTCCTTTCAGGACCTTCGACCAGACGGTCGGTACCTTCAACGAGCTGCAGAAGTACCTGCAGGGCTACGTGGCCACGCTGGACCGCGACGACAAGAAGAGGCACGCCCGGTGAGTCTGAGTGTGGGCGGGGCCTCGGTACAGCCCGGTGAGTCTGAGTGGGGGTGGGGCCTCGGTGAGTCTGAGTGGGGGCGGGGCCTCGGTAAGTCTGAGTGGGGGCGGGGGCCTCGGTGAGTCTGGGGGGAGCGGGGCCTCGGTACAGCCCGGAGAGTCTGAGTGGGGGCGGGGCCTCGGTGAGTCTGAGTGTGGGCGGGGCCTCGCTGAGTCTGGGTTGGGGCGGGGGCTCGGTGAGTCTGAGTGTGGGCGGGGCCTCGGGGAGTCTGAGTGGGGGCGGGGCCTCGGTGAGTCTGAGTGGGGGCGGGGCCTCGGTGAGTCTGAGTGGGGGCGGGGCCTTGGTACAGCTGCCTCTCACCTCCACCCTCTTTCCAGGAAGTCGGTGTCCCGCCACCAGAGCCAGCCGCTGTCTGCAGACGTCCTCCGGCTCAGGGACATGGTGTCCGCCTTCTGTCCCTCCAGGCCGTTTGACCACCTGGACGTCATCGCTACGCTGGGCGTCGGCGGCTTTGGGCGAGTGGAGCTggtgagaaagaggagagagagaacgggCTGATCTCCAGCTGAGAGGACGTGCTTGGACGGAGCTCAGCCTGTGTTTCGTAGTGTTTCACATCTGAGCGCCCACGGATCCTTTGAATCCTGGTAACGAAGCCCTCGTGTCACACgtgcaggtgaaggtgaagggcGACGACGTGACGTTCGCGCTGAAGGTGATCAAGAAGAAGCACGTGGTGGACAACAGGCAGCAGGAGCACATCCACTCGGAGCGCAGGATCCTGGCGGAGGCGCGATCGCCCTTCGTGGTCAAGTCAGTGGCCTGAAGCGCTGAGCTGCTGAGAGCGGCCGCGTTGTGGGTCTGAGCCCAGAGACAACGCTCCCTCTGAGTTACTGCAGCATTAGCTTCTCCTCGGCTTTTGTAA
Above is a window of Betta splendens chromosome 9, fBetSpl5.4, whole genome shotgun sequence DNA encoding:
- the prkg2 gene encoding cGMP-dependent protein kinase 2; its protein translation is MLRCANRSLLLLNRLPRSFEGSEPNDGSEPGDEMGNGSVKSKRYKSSDGSASNGRAHKDHSGSLTSPAADALRARVEELERESRRKDEELSAREQQIQGLQEQLARQNRAAAELGQDLHSKCVQLSRLQDAIKNQSAAPAPASALAPAPAPAPAPAGLPARPPSVRAGGKSSPNLSARIKDTLNRRKGAKAGVSAEPTSRTYDSSSLPKFSFEKARVPKDASIKKLLTDALNKNQYLKRLELQQIKDMVECMYERTYQQGDYVIQQGAPGNHLFVLADGKLDVLQHGKLLTSITVWTAFGELAILYNCTRTASVRALNRVRTWALDREVFQNIMRRTAETRHEQYRNFLRSVSLLANLPEDKLSKIVDCLEVEYYDKGEYVIRQGEEGSTFYIIAQGKVKVTQTADGHQAPQTINTLQKGDYFGEKALISDDVRSANIIAEENGVECLVIDRETFDQTVGTFNELQKYLQGYVATLDRDDKKRHARKSVSRHQSQPLSADVLRLRDMVSAFCPSRPFDHLDVIATLGVGGFGRVELVKVKGDDVTFALKVIKKKHVVDNRQQEHIHSERRILAEARSPFVVKLYRTFKDDRYVYMLLEACLGGEVWSLLRDRGNFDEPTAKFCVGCVTEAFDYLHRKGVLYRDLKPENLMLDAEGYIKLVDFGFAKKIRCGQKTWTFCGTPEYVAPEIILNKGHNFSVDFWSLGILVFELLTGSPPFSGSDQMMTYTFILKGIEKMDFPKKITKRPEDLIRKLCRRNPSERLGNLKNGITDIKKHRWFNGFNWEGLKARTLASPLQRQLSGTADHSYFDVYPPDEDSPPDELSGWDVDF